In Carya illinoinensis cultivar Pawnee chromosome 10, C.illinoinensisPawnee_v1, whole genome shotgun sequence, one DNA window encodes the following:
- the LOC122278201 gene encoding receptor kinase-like protein Xa21 isoform X4, giving the protein MLSGTLPPEVGNLIMLTDLNLANNSFEGSQLPSSLFKCKQLQYLNLWSNNLKGKLSPEIGNLTKLTVLNLDHNNFEGSLPSSLFKCKQLQGLYLKSNNFTGKLSPEIGNLSKLIELDLSYNNFEGAIPSEIGNLQSLEYFNLGLNNFVGTIPPDICNISTIQVFAILENCLSGTLPSDMGLFLPNLKHILIEGNVLSGIIPASISNASQLITVDLAKNSFSGLIPKTLGKLRLLEWLGLEFNNLTIDSSENIFSYFSNNAYLKALILNMNPLNAVLPNSIGNHSIFLEILHFTSCNMKGNIPIDIGNLSRLTYLSLADNDLTGPIPATIGRLSMLERLVLFGNRLKGSIPSDICYLGKLGILDLADNKLSRQIPESISNMTSLRLLSLPFNQLTSKIPSSLWSQTNLLMVDLSSNSLSGSLSLDIGNMKVLTALNLSRNQLSGSIPETISGLISLVNLSLAVNQLEGPIPISFGGLVSLELLDLVGNNLSGEIPKSLEMLRYLKYLNVSYNKLQGEIPTQGPFVNFSAESFMSNDALCGVIRLNVPPCKEASLGQRKAMGLMILKYVLPTLGSMILVVSIVLVSRKLQAKKNAKLSNNKDSIPLSTWRRISHQKLLQATEGFSANNLLGEGSFGSVYKGTLLDGTYVAIKVLNLELEGAFKSFDIECEILRHVRHRNLVKIISVCSNIDFKALVLEYMSKGNLEMWLYSNTHCLNMLQRLNIMIDVAAALEYLHLGYSTPIVHCDLKPSNVLLDEDMVGHVADFGISKLLSDGISLTQTMTMATIGYMAPEYGSEGIISTSGDVYSYGILLMETFTRKKPTDDMTIGQMSLKHLVEESFSISILEVIDANLLSNENDYAAMETCLSETMGLALHCCADLPKQRIDIQNVLARLKKIKLKYLHDHGGG; this is encoded by the exons ATGCTATCTGGTACACTACCACCGGAAGTAGGGAACTTAATCATGCTTACCGATTTAAACCTTGCCAATAACAGCTTTGAAG GAAGTCAGCTCCCATCCTCTTTGTTCAAGTGCAAACAGCTGCAATATTTAAACTTGTGGTCTAATAATCTCAAAGGAAAACTATCACCCGAAATAGGGAACTTAACCAAGCTCACAGTTTTAAATCTTGACCACAACAACTTCGAAG GTAGTTTGCCATCCTCTTTGTTCAAGTGCAAACAGCTGCAAGGTTTATACTTGAAGTCTAATAATTTCACAGGAAAACTATCACCCGAAATAGGGAACTTAAGCAAGCTCATAGAATTAGATCTTTCCTACAACAATTTCGAAG GGGCAATACCAAGTGAAATTGGTAATTTGCAGAGCCTAGAGTATTTCAATCTGGGACTTAACAATTTTGTTGGCACAATTCCACCGGACATATGCAATATCTCAACAATACAAGTGTTTGCCATACTAGAAAATTGCCTCTCAGGCACTCTACCATCAGATATGGGTCTCTTCCTTCCAAATCTCAAGCACATTCTTATTGAGGGGAATGTACTTAGTGGAATAATTCCAGCCTCTATTTCCAATGCTTCGCAGCTCATTACAGTCGACTTAGCAAAAAACTCATTCTCAGGCTTGATTCCAAAAACACTTGGTAAATTAAGGCTCCTCGAGTGGCTCGGCCTCGAATTCAATAATTTGACGATTGACTCTTCAgagaatattttttcatatttttcgaACAACGCATATCTCAAAGCTTTGATACTGAATATGAATCCACTAAATGCAGTCCTTCCTAATTCCATTGGAAACCACTCGATCTTTCTTGAAATACTTCATTTCACTAGTTGTAACATGAAGGGCAACATTCCTATAGATATTGGAAATTTAAGTAGATTGACATATTTGTCACTGGCCGACAATGATTTGACTGGACCTATTCCAGCTACAATAGGAAGATTAAGCATGCTCGAACGTTTGGTTCTTTTTGGTAATAGGCTAAAAGGTTCAATCCCATCTGATATCTGTTACTTAGGGAAATTGGGAATTTTAGATTTAGCTGACAACAAGCTTTCTAGGCAGATTCCTGAAAGCATAAGTAATATGACTTCATTAAGACTTCTCAGCTTACCCTTCAACCAATTAACTTCAAAGATTCCTTCGAGCTTGTGGAGCCAAACAAATCTCTTGATGGTCGACTTGTCATCCAATTCCCTAAGTGGCTCTCTTTCATTAGATATTGGAAATATGAAAGTCCTGACAGCATTGAATTTATCAAGAAATCAACTATCTGGTAGTATCCCAGAAACAATTAGTGGGCTCATATCTCTAGTCAATCTCTCTTTGGCAGTCAATCAATTAGAGGGCCCCATTCCTATATCTTTTGGTGGATTAGTAAGCTTGGAGTTGTTAGATCTTGTTGGTAACAACTTATCTGGAGAGATACCCAAGTCCTTAGAAATGCTACGGTACCTCAAATATCTAAATGTCTCCTACAATAAACTACAAGGAGAAATTCCAACACAGGGACCATTTGTTAACTTCTCAGCTGAATCATTCATGTCAAATGATGCGCTTTGTGGTGTGATTAGACTAAATGTTCCTCCATGCAAAGAAGCTTCTCTTGGACAAAGAAAGGCAATGGGGTTAATGATACTAAAATATGTACTGCCCACATTAGGGTCAATGATACTTGTAGTATCCATTGTACTAGTCTCAAGAAAACTCCAAGCAAAGAAGAATGCAAAACTTTCCAACAACAAAGACTCAATACCTTTATCAACATGGAGAAGAATTTCACACCAAAAACTTTTACAAGCAACAGAAGGGTTCAGTGCAAACAACTTACTTGGAGAAGGGAGTTTCGGCTCAGTTTATAAAGGGACACTCTTAGATGGTACATACGTTGCAATAAAAGTTCTAAACTTGGAACTAGAAGGTGCATTCAAAAGTTTTGACATAGAATGCGAGATATTACGACACGTTCGTCATCGAAATCTTGTCAAAATCATTAGCGTTTGTAGTAACATTGACTTCAAAGCACTTGTTTTGGAATACATGTCTAAAGGGAACCTAGAGATGTGGTTGTATTCTAACACCCATTGCTTGAATATGCTACAAAGACTTAATATAATGATTGATGTGGCAGCAGCACTTGAATACCTTCATCTTGGTTATTCAACACCTATCGTTCATTGTGATTTGAAGCCGAGCAATGTCTTATTAGATGAAGATATGGTTGGACATGTTGCTGATTTTGGCATTTCCAAACTCCTAAGTGATGGAATTTCTCTCACGCAAACAATGACCATGGCTACAATTGGGTATATGGCACCAG AGTATGGATCTGAAGGAATTATTTCTACAAGCGGTGATGTGTATAGCTATGGAATATTATTGATGGAAACTTTCACAAGAAAAAAGCCCACTGATGATATGACTATCGGTCAAATGAGCTTAAAGCATTTAGTAGAGGAATCGTTTTCAATTTCGATACTTGAAGTTATTGATGCCAATTTGTTGAGCAATGAAAATGACTATGCTGCTATGGAGACCTGTTTATCAGAAACTATGGGCTTGGCTTTGCATTGTTGTGCAGATTTGCCTAAACAGAGGATCGATATACAAAATGTTTTAGCTAGACTTAAAAAGATCAAATTAAAGTATCTACATGATCATGGAGGAGGGTAA